The Campylobacterota bacterium genome includes a window with the following:
- the tnpA gene encoding IS200/IS605 family transposase — MEVRKSRHATHLLHAHLVFVTKYRYKVIKGDHIEHLREVFKETMEEMGGTLEEFDGEDNHIHLLILYPPKWSIAAIVNNLKGRSSRLIRRDMPDIKKRYWGKLALWSRSYFAGSVGGAPLSIVKQYLEKVLVPEGDIQQQDTPD, encoded by the coding sequence ATGGAAGTCCGGAAAAGCCGACACGCAACCCATCTTCTCCATGCTCATTTGGTGTTCGTTACGAAGTATCGGTACAAGGTTATCAAAGGGGACCATATCGAACACCTCAGAGAGGTATTCAAAGAGACGATGGAAGAGATGGGAGGAACGCTCGAAGAGTTTGACGGGGAAGACAATCACATTCACCTCCTTATCCTCTATCCTCCGAAGTGGTCGATTGCCGCCATCGTCAACAATCTCAAGGGAAGATCGAGCCGGCTGATTCGACGGGATATGCCTGACATCAAGAAACGGTATTGGGGGAAGTTGGCATTATGGAGTAGGAGTTACTTTGCGGGAAGTGTCGGCGGTGCGCCGCTCTCTATCGTGAAACAATACCTTGAAAAGGTTCTCGTCCCCGAAGGGGATATTCAGCAGCAAGATACTCCTGATTGA
- the metK gene encoding methionine adenosyltransferase produces the protein MPKEYIFTSESVTEGHPDKMADQISDAILDYIIAEDPKARVACETLVSNGFCVIAGELKTSAYAPMQEIARQIVREIGYTDATYGFDYRSAAVLNGVGEQSPDINQGVDQESGEIGAGDQGLMFGYACRETDVLMPLPIHLAHRITERLAKVRKEGILPYLRPDGKAQVSVRYVDDKPVAVETVVVSTQHAPEISQEKLRADVISEVIRHVIPEELLSPEIVYHINPTGKFVIGGPQGDAGLTGRKIIVDTYGGSCPHGGGAFSGKDPTKVDRSAAYAARYVAKNLVASGACDRATIQVAYAIGVVKPVSVMVNTHGTARVEESNIEACVNELFDLTPRGIIESLDLLRPIYRQSAAYGHFGRELPDFTWEKTDKVDAIRSYLGL, from the coding sequence ATGCCGAAAGAATACATTTTTACCTCCGAATCGGTCACCGAGGGGCATCCGGACAAGATGGCCGACCAAATCAGCGACGCGATCCTCGATTACATCATCGCCGAAGACCCCAAAGCGCGTGTCGCGTGCGAAACGCTGGTTTCCAACGGTTTTTGCGTCATCGCCGGAGAACTCAAAACATCCGCCTACGCCCCGATGCAGGAGATTGCCCGCCAAATCGTCCGTGAAATCGGCTACACCGATGCGACCTACGGTTTCGACTACCGTTCCGCCGCCGTCTTGAACGGTGTGGGTGAACAATCCCCCGACATCAACCAGGGGGTCGACCAGGAAAGCGGAGAGATCGGCGCGGGAGACCAGGGGCTGATGTTCGGCTACGCGTGCCGCGAGACCGACGTCCTCATGCCGCTGCCGATCCACCTCGCCCACCGGATTACAGAACGTCTGGCAAAAGTTCGCAAGGAGGGTATCCTCCCCTACCTCCGCCCCGACGGCAAGGCACAGGTAAGCGTCCGCTACGTCGACGACAAGCCCGTTGCCGTTGAAACGGTGGTCGTATCGACCCAGCACGCCCCCGAAATTTCGCAGGAAAAACTCCGCGCCGACGTCATATCCGAAGTGATCCGACACGTCATCCCCGAAGAGCTGCTCTCCCCCGAGATCGTCTACCACATCAATCCGACGGGCAAATTCGTCATCGGCGGACCGCAGGGGGATGCGGGGCTGACGGGACGCAAAATCATCGTTGATACCTACGGCGGGAGCTGCCCCCACGGCGGCGGCGCGTTCAGCGGGAAAGACCCGACCAAGGTGGACCGTTCGGCCGCCTATGCGGCCCGGTACGTCGCCAAAAACCTTGTCGCTTCAGGGGCGTGCGACCGCGCGACGATTCAGGTCGCTTACGCGATCGGCGTCGTCAAACCCGTCTCGGTCATGGTCAACACCCACGGAACGGCCAGAGTCGAAGAGAGCAACATCGAAGCCTGCGTCAACGAACTTTTCGATCTAACCCCGCGCGGCATCATAGAGTCACTCGACCTGCTCCGCCCGATCTATCGCCAGAGTGCCGCATACGGCCATTTCGGACGCGAACTTCCCGATTTTACATGGGAAAAAACCGACAAGGTGGATGCCATCCGCTCCTATCTGGGGCTCTGA
- a CDS encoding transposase produces MLKAVKVRLYPSNEQCSIIADQIDAARYVYNRSLALRKFAYTKFGIKVGKFDLQKRVVTLKDREKTAWLKKADSQVLQQSISNMDKAYQHFFKGGGYPKFKSKHHSCQSIQYPQRVKIENSKIYLPKVGWVKCKGLREDVVGKIKTVTVSREANLYHAAILLDDGVNTLPVCTSTEAIGIDVGVSLVAADSNGGQIKPLDLVRELTKLRLRAQQLSRKSKGSKNRAKAKSRLAKQNLRIANMRKDFLHKLSLQYAENQGIVVVEDLKIKNMTKSAKGTEEKPGKNVKQKQGLNRSITQQSWGLFFELLEYKVIARGGRFIKVDPQHTSQTCNVCGHVSKENRLKQEKFVCKACGHKDNADVNAAKNIRDRGIHGSNASHQTAA; encoded by the coding sequence ATGTTAAAAGCAGTAAAAGTCCGTTTGTATCCATCAAACGAACAATGTTCCATCATCGCCGATCAGATAGATGCGGCACGGTATGTGTATAACCGATCTCTCGCTTTGCGAAAGTTTGCCTATACCAAGTTCGGCATTAAAGTCGGGAAGTTTGACTTGCAAAAACGGGTCGTAACCCTCAAAGATAGAGAAAAAACTGCTTGGCTTAAAAAAGCCGATTCCCAAGTGCTGCAACAATCGATCTCCAATATGGATAAAGCATATCAGCATTTTTTCAAAGGTGGCGGATATCCAAAGTTTAAATCCAAACATCACAGCTGCCAGAGTATTCAATACCCACAGCGGGTTAAAATTGAAAACTCTAAGATCTACCTTCCCAAAGTGGGATGGGTCAAATGTAAAGGTCTTCGTGAGGATGTCGTCGGCAAGATCAAGACTGTCACGGTATCACGCGAAGCCAATCTCTATCACGCTGCCATCTTGCTTGATGATGGCGTGAATACCCTTCCGGTATGCACTTCAACCGAAGCAATCGGTATCGACGTAGGTGTATCACTGGTCGCGGCGGACAGCAACGGCGGTCAGATCAAACCTCTTGATCTTGTACGTGAACTTACAAAACTTCGCCTCAGAGCGCAGCAGCTTTCACGCAAGAGCAAAGGTTCAAAGAACCGTGCGAAAGCCAAATCACGTTTGGCCAAACAGAATCTCCGTATCGCGAATATGCGTAAGGATTTTCTGCATAAACTCTCACTGCAATACGCCGAGAACCAAGGCATTGTAGTGGTAGAGGATTTGAAAATCAAGAACATGACCAAATCGGCCAAGGGAACGGAAGAGAAGCCCGGCAAGAACGTCAAACAAAAACAGGGATTAAACCGATCGATCACTCAACAATCGTGGGGGCTGTTTTTCGAACTGCTTGAATACAAAGTAATTGCACGGGGTGGACGGTTCATCAAGGTCGATCCTCAGCATACGAGCCAAACGTGCAACGTATGCGGTCATGTCTCCAAAGAGAATCGATTGAAACAAGAGAAGTTTGTATGTAAAGCTTGCGGCCATAAAGACAACGCAGATGTCAATGCCGCCAAAAACATACGAGACCGTGGGATACACGGCTCCAATGCTTCCCATCAAACAGCTGCCTAA
- the hemJ gene encoding protoporphyrinogen oxidase HemJ → MYNWVLWFHIISMVSWFAVLFYLPRLFVYHAENGTNNGFVEVVEVMEMKIYRYIGVPAFWATFLSGIALIAMSTSQYGVNVFGMGGWMHAKAVLVVLLIAYFFSLGRMRLRLKENTAYKSGKFFRMYNEVPTILLILIVALVIVKPF, encoded by the coding sequence ATGTACAACTGGGTTTTATGGTTTCACATCATCTCGATGGTCTCCTGGTTTGCGGTACTCTTTTACCTGCCGCGTCTGTTTGTCTACCATGCCGAAAACGGAACCAACAACGGCTTCGTCGAAGTGGTCGAAGTGATGGAGATGAAAATCTACCGCTACATCGGCGTCCCCGCTTTCTGGGCGACGTTTCTCTCGGGAATCGCGTTGATCGCGATGTCCACGAGCCAGTACGGGGTCAATGTATTCGGTATGGGGGGGTGGATGCACGCCAAAGCGGTGCTTGTGGTACTGCTCATCGCCTATTTCTTTTCGCTCGGACGGATGCGCCTGCGTCTCAAAGAGAACACCGCCTACAAAAGCGGGAAGTTTTTCCGGATGTATAACGAAGTGCCGACAATTCTGCTGATCCTCATCGTCGCCCTCGTGATCGTCAAACCGTTTTAA
- the trxC gene encoding thioredoxin TrxC has product MAKINVVCPHCGGVNAIPVKESYAKAACGHCKASLLDTKPLSVDAASFDRLLINDERLIVADFWAPWCGPCRSMAPSFEEAARAFALKAQFVKINTEEQQHLGARFGIRSIPTVIAFKNNRIVDQFSGARSAAEIIQWVRRHL; this is encoded by the coding sequence ATGGCGAAGATCAATGTGGTTTGCCCCCATTGCGGGGGCGTCAACGCGATCCCCGTTAAAGAGAGTTACGCGAAAGCCGCATGCGGGCACTGCAAAGCGTCGTTGCTCGACACCAAACCTCTCAGCGTCGATGCGGCATCCTTCGATCGGCTCCTCATCAATGACGAACGGCTCATCGTCGCCGATTTCTGGGCACCGTGGTGCGGCCCCTGCCGGAGCATGGCCCCCTCTTTCGAAGAAGCGGCCCGTGCCTTCGCACTCAAAGCGCAGTTTGTCAAAATCAACACCGAAGAGCAGCAGCATCTGGGAGCCCGCTTCGGCATCCGCTCGATCCCTACCGTCATCGCTTTCAAAAACAACCGCATCGTCGACCAGTTCAGCGGCGCCCGCAGCGCGGCTGAAATCATCCAATGGGTACGGCGCCATCTCTAA
- the der gene encoding ribosome biogenesis GTPase Der, which produces MKKLAIIGRPNVGKSSLFNRLLKQRDAITSEMAGTTRDVKKRPAVILDKEVEILDTGGLDEGCELYEKIKEKSLKAAHEADIILFMVDGKSLPEEEDKKLFYELESMGKSVALVVNKIDNDKMQEKLWEYYEFGTDRIFGISVAHNRHINALLAWIAAQLPESDMIVIPSAEPDEMDAFDAFVDGFEDEDEEFDYEDEDEEDEGDESEVFVIDEPMREIDDSELNRMKVAIIGRVNVGKSSLLNALLGEDRSVVSSVAGTTIDPIDEEMEYEGKTITFVDTAGIRKRGKILGIEKYALMRTEEMLDAADIALLVLDASEPFKDLDEKIAGFVDKNRLACLIVLNKWDLAPKEDYDKIIAEVRDRFKFLSYAPIITISALTKQRVHKIFEMLLKINDNYSQRIPTARINEVLEMAQRKHPIPSINGQTIRLYYGTQYDIRPPRIALVMNKPQGLHFSYRRYLTNQFRELFDFEGTPVLFKAKAKNQKRRPKN; this is translated from the coding sequence TTGAAAAAACTAGCCATTATCGGCCGTCCGAACGTCGGCAAAAGCTCGCTCTTCAACCGGCTCCTCAAACAGCGTGACGCCATCACATCCGAAATGGCCGGAACGACCCGCGACGTTAAAAAACGTCCCGCCGTCATTCTCGACAAAGAGGTCGAGATCCTGGATACCGGAGGACTCGACGAGGGGTGCGAACTCTACGAAAAAATCAAGGAAAAATCCCTTAAAGCCGCACATGAGGCCGACATTATCCTGTTCATGGTCGACGGTAAAAGCCTCCCCGAGGAAGAAGACAAAAAGCTGTTCTACGAACTCGAATCGATGGGTAAATCGGTCGCTCTCGTCGTCAACAAGATCGATAACGACAAGATGCAGGAGAAACTGTGGGAGTACTACGAATTCGGCACCGACCGGATTTTCGGGATCTCCGTCGCCCATAACCGCCACATCAACGCGCTTCTTGCGTGGATCGCCGCACAGCTTCCCGAAAGCGACATGATCGTGATTCCCTCCGCCGAACCCGACGAAATGGATGCGTTTGATGCGTTTGTCGACGGGTTTGAGGACGAGGATGAGGAATTCGATTACGAGGATGAGGACGAAGAGGACGAGGGCGACGAATCGGAAGTGTTCGTCATCGACGAACCGATGCGCGAAATCGACGATAGCGAACTCAACCGGATGAAAGTTGCGATCATCGGCCGCGTCAACGTCGGGAAAAGCTCCCTGCTCAACGCCCTGCTCGGAGAAGACCGTTCGGTTGTCAGCTCGGTTGCCGGGACGACGATCGACCCGATCGACGAAGAGATGGAATACGAAGGAAAAACGATTACGTTCGTCGATACCGCCGGTATCCGCAAGAGGGGAAAAATTCTGGGGATCGAGAAATATGCCCTGATGCGGACCGAAGAGATGCTCGATGCGGCTGATATTGCCTTGTTGGTGCTTGATGCCTCCGAGCCGTTCAAGGATCTGGATGAAAAGATCGCCGGTTTCGTCGACAAAAACCGGCTGGCATGTCTGATCGTTCTCAACAAGTGGGATCTCGCCCCCAAAGAGGACTACGACAAGATCATCGCCGAAGTCCGCGACCGTTTCAAGTTTCTCAGCTACGCCCCCATCATCACGATTTCGGCGTTGACCAAACAGCGGGTTCACAAGATTTTCGAGATGCTGCTGAAAATCAACGACAATTATTCGCAGCGCATTCCGACCGCCCGGATCAACGAAGTGCTCGAGATGGCGCAGCGCAAGCACCCGATCCCCAGCATCAACGGGCAGACGATCCGCCTTTACTACGGGACGCAGTACGATATCCGACCGCCGCGTATCGCGCTGGTGATGAACAAACCGCAGGGGCTCCATTTCAGCTACCGCCGCTATTTGACCAACCAGTTTCGTGAGTTGTTCGATTTTGAAGGGACGCCGGTGTTGTTTAAAGCGAAGGCGAAGAATCAGAAGCGCAGACCGAAGAATTGA
- the raiA gene encoding ribosome-associated translation inhibitor RaiA yields MNVQIRSKEIKLTQHLNDHIAAAIENFKRYHLDITTVNVMISKEKKGVGVEFDIHIAHAQPVVISDTDEDLDTAIDMAIERANKALRRLHDKVKDHHTSSIRDMEVAETE; encoded by the coding sequence ATGAACGTACAAATTCGCTCCAAAGAGATCAAACTTACCCAACATCTGAACGATCATATTGCCGCCGCCATTGAAAATTTCAAACGCTATCATCTTGATATCACGACCGTCAACGTGATGATCTCCAAAGAGAAAAAAGGGGTCGGCGTCGAGTTCGACATCCACATCGCCCATGCGCAGCCCGTCGTGATCAGCGATACGGACGAAGACCTCGATACCGCGATCGATATGGCGATCGAGCGGGCCAACAAAGCGCTCCGCCGCCTTCACGACAAAGTCAAAGACCATCACACTTCCTCCATCCGGGATATGGAAGTGGCCGAAACCGAGTAA
- a CDS encoding phosphoribosyltransferase family protein, with amino-acid sequence MIYYSYEDFKRDVPALIAQMGAFRPDTVLAIARGGVTLGHALTMALDIRNLQCIRVESYDGTHHREEVTVKTLCDLSDSHRVLIVDDIVDSGQTLSSLLPMLSRRYPGIEFRSASLFYKPTASARPDYTLHEARDWIDFFWESDFVLKTVSV; translated from the coding sequence ATGATCTACTACAGCTACGAAGACTTCAAACGTGATGTCCCCGCACTGATCGCGCAGATGGGAGCGTTTCGTCCCGATACGGTCCTGGCGATCGCGCGCGGCGGCGTGACGCTGGGGCACGCGCTGACCATGGCGCTCGACATCCGCAATCTCCAGTGCATCCGCGTCGAGAGCTACGACGGTACGCATCACCGAGAGGAAGTGACGGTCAAAACCCTCTGCGATCTCTCCGATTCGCACCGGGTTTTGATCGTGGACGACATCGTCGACAGCGGCCAGACCCTCTCGTCACTCCTGCCGATGCTTTCCCGGCGCTATCCGGGTATCGAATTTCGCAGCGCGTCACTGTTCTACAAACCGACCGCATCCGCCCGTCCCGATTACACCCTCCACGAAGCACGCGACTGGATCGATTTTTTCTGGGAAAGCGATTTTGTTTTAAAAACCGTTTCGGTATAA